The Papaver somniferum cultivar HN1 chromosome 3, ASM357369v1, whole genome shotgun sequence genome includes a region encoding these proteins:
- the LOC113355673 gene encoding potassium channel AKT1-like, whose amino-acid sequence MEKRSGGGGGGVFRVKMCGEEIAEQMSMDGSHYSLSSGILPPLGARSNRRLKLRRFIISPYDPNYRYWQNFLVLLVAYTAWVSPFEFGFMIKPEGGLAITDNIVNAFFAIDIVLTFFVAFLDRNTYLFVDNRRDIAIRYAKTWLILDVIATIPSELARKVVGPQYGFITMLRLWRLRRVSSMFARLEKDRNFNYFWLRCAKLVCVTIFAVHCAACFYYTIAARHKHAERTWLGASFGNFHEQSLGIQYVTSIYWSITTLTTVGYGDLHPVTTVEMVFDIFYMLFNLGLTSYLIGNMTNLVVHGTSRTRKFRDAIQAASSFANRNHLPERLQDQMLSHLCLKFRTDSEGLQQQETLEALPKAIRSSISHFLFYNLVDKAYLFRGVSNDLLFQLVSEMKAEYFPPKEDVILQNEAPTDFYILVTGAVELVVHKNGMEQVVGELKTGDICGEIGVLCYKPQLFQVRTKRLSQLLRLNRTAFLNIVQANVGDGTIIMNNLLQHLKEMNDPVMQGVLTETENMLAHGKLDLPLSLCFATLRGDDLLLHQLLRKGDDPNESDNSGRTALHIAAAKGSENCVVLLLDYGADPNSRDSEGNVPLWEALVGQHDSVVKLLIDNGGNLFSGDIGQFACTAVEQNSLDLLKKIVEHGGDVTLPKSNGTTALHVAVCDGNVEIVKFLLEQGCDIDKPAGDGWTPRNLADQQAHEEIKSLFASTPEPKLQRAVSVDPVTDNNNNNNNFITRYRSEPTIIHPVPPTEAGRTPSMEVLWRGNRQRRRTSNFHNSLFGIMSVAHAGERNSSSEYEPGTPAHNLPELYPARVTISCPEVGETKGKLVLLPKSLEELFGIGAAKYGFSATRVLTKSKAEIDDIGLIRDGDHLILVSGNWTVGTSDT is encoded by the exons ATGGAGAAACgaagtggtggcggcggtggtggtgtgtTTAGGGTAAAAATGTGTGGGGAAGAAATAGCAGAACAGATGTCAATGGATGGAAGCCATTACAGTCTTTCTTCTGGAATATTACCTCCTCTTGGTGCTAGGAGTAATCGCAGACTCAAACTTCGTAGATTCATTATTTCACCTTATGATCCTAATTACAG ATATTGGCAAAATTTTCTGGTTCTTCTGGTAGCATACACAGCTTGGGTATCTCCATTTGAATTTGGGTTTATGATAAAACCAGAAGGAGGACTAGCCATTACAGATAATATCGTCAATGCATTCTTTGCAATTGATATTGTTCTCACTTTCTTTGTTGCCTTTCTTGACCGGAATACGTACCTATTCGTTGACAACCGTAGGGATATTGCCATAAGATATGCAAAAACTTGGTTGATACTTGATGTTATAGCTACAATCCCATCAGAACTTGCCCGGAAAGTGGTTGGCCCGCAGTATGGTTTCATTACTATGCTTCGGCTCTGGCGTCTCCGTAGAGTTAGTTCTATGTTCGCTAG ATTGGAGAAAGATAGAAACTTTAACTACTTTTGGCTGAGGTGTGCAAAGCTTGTCTGT GTGACTATATTTGCCGTTCACTGTGCTGCGTGTTTCTATTATACTATCGCTGCACGTCACAAACACGCCGAAAGAACGTGGCTTGGTGCATCTTTTGGTAACTTTCATGAGCAAAGTCTGGGAATTCAGTATGTTACATCGATTTATTGGTCTATTACCACTCTTACAACTGTCGGGTATGGTGATTTGCATCCTGTGACTACGGTGGAGATGGTCTTTGACATATTCTACATGCTTTTCAACCTCGGATTGACATCATATCTGATCGGAAATATGACCAATTTGGTGGTCCATGGGACTAGTCGTACTAGAAAATTT AGGGATGCAATTCAAGCTGCTTCCAGTTTTGCAAATAGGAACCATCTCCCAGAACGTTTACAAGATCAGATGCTTTCCCATCTGTGTTTGAAGTTCAGAACTGACTCTGAAGGGTTGCAGCAGCAAGAGACTCTTGAAGCCCTCCCTAAAGCCATCCGTTCAAGCATTTCACATTTTCTCTTTTATAATCTCGTTGATAAGGCATACTTGTTCCGCGGGGTATCAAATGATCTTCTTTTCCAGTTA GTCTCAGAGATGAAAGCCGAGTATTTCCCTCCGAAAGAAGATGTTATATTGCAGAATGAAGCACCCACAGACTTCTATATACTAGTTACAGGCGCTGTG GAACTAGTTGTACACAAGAATGGAATGGAACAG GTTGTAGGAGAGTTAAAGACTGGGGACATTTGTGGTGAGATTGGTGTACTTTGTTACAAACCACAGCTCTTCCAAGTGCGCACCAAAAGATTGAGTCAGCTGCTGCGTTTAAACCGTACTGCATTCCTAAACATTGTCCAGGCAAATGTTGGTGATGGGACCATAATCATGAACAATCTCCTACAG CACTTAAAAGAGATGAATGACCCAGTAATGCAAGGAGTTTTGACGGAGACAGAGAACATGCTAGCTCATGGTAAACTGGACCTTCCGCTATCTCTGTGTTTTGCAACTCTCAGAGGGGATGATCTTCTGTTGCATCAGTTACTAAGAAAAGGCGATGATCCAAATGAATCTGATAACAGTGGCCGCACAGCTCTG CATATAGCGGCAGCTAAAGGAAGTGAAAATTGTGTTGTTCTTTTACTAGATTACGGAGCAGATCCAAATAGCAGAG ACTCAGAAGGAAATGTTCCTCTTTGGGAAGCATTAGTCGGGCAACATGATTCAGTGGTTAAGTTGTTAATAGACAATGGTGGAAACCTGTTCTCAGGAGACATTGGACAATTTGCATGCACTGCTGTCGAACAAAACAGTCTAGATTTGCTTAAGAAAATTGTAGAACACGGAGGAGACGTGACACTCCCAAAGAGCAATGGGACAACAGCACTTCATGTTGCTGTTTGCGACGGAAATGTTGAGATAGTTAAGTTTTTGCTAGAACAAGGATGTGATATTGATAAACCTGCTGGTGATGGATGGACCCCCAGAAATTTAGCTGATCAACAAGCTCACGAAGAGATTAAGTCGCTGTTTGCATCCACGCCAGAACCCAAACTCCAACGTGCAGTTTCAGTTGATCCCGTAActgataataataacaataataataatttcattACAAGGTATAGGAGTGAACCCACAATTATTCATCCAGTACCACCAACTGAAGCAGGTAGAACTCCGTCCATGGAggttttgtggagaggaaaccgTCAACGGAGAAGAACGAGCAATTTTCATAATTCACTATTTGGGATCATGTCCGTTGCCCATGCAGGTGAGAGAAATTCAAGCAGTGAATATGAGCCTGGGACGCCTGCACATAATTTACCCGAGCTTTATCCTGCTAGAGTAACTATCAGTTGCCCAGAGGTGGGCGAAACCAAAGGAAAACTTGTTCTATTGCCCAAGTCTCTGGAAGAGCTATTTGGCATCGGTGCTGCGAAATACGGATTTTCAGCTACTAGAGTTTTAACCAAAAGTAAAGCTGAAATTGATGATATAGGACTGATTCGAGATGGTGATCATCTCATCCTCGTCAGTGGTAATTGGACTGTTGGAACATCAGATACATAA